Proteins from one Ranitomeya variabilis isolate aRanVar5 chromosome 1, aRanVar5.hap1, whole genome shotgun sequence genomic window:
- the ZC2HC1C gene encoding zinc finger C2HC domain-containing protein 1C isoform X2, whose amino-acid sequence MARLKLASYTPAEGLGECQLSPLRPRQGPLLLSKLELLKNEYQERALREKEQKMLTLLTHQQDRISQRITGSRTQQPPEEKAWASNWTVTKRTAGVDRAHLLKPVYPHRQPKVYRCPSASAASIKPSLPHVRSKSGPSRPDQWQELEKTELNLEAEIRRKEALLREKLRRTEEELRRIQKEKEESEWKERKAQEIQDTKKRSRRTILQEGDGGGLKRATKDRTEKATKNNPFFIDQYRGGKERATKDSHPSIDLYSGSRERATTHSAHSINQYSWGRMNAEEDSGLSIVESRQQYGGGRNASHPAVTQVEDTFHQLRLEAPGVQDIGRPSSGLLDEEILLYGNVPQNPGQPLVQCQLCSRRFMSHRLQKHAAVCQKTHTSRRKVFDSSKARAKGTDLEPYLHKKGNRTSPVPQVRVNSWRQKHESFLRTIRQARVVQDVIAKGGRISDLPPLPPEENPDYVLCPHCSRRFAPRAAERHIPKCETIRSKPRPPPSRRR is encoded by the exons ATGGCGAGACTAAAGCTGGCTTCCTACACGCCTGCTGAGGGCCTGGGTGAATGTCAGCTGTCGCCCCTCCGTCCAAGACAAGGTCCCCTACTTCTTTCTAAACTGGAGCTGTTAAAGAATGAATACCAGGAGCGAGCGCTGCGGGAGAAAGAGCAGAAGATGCTAACACTGCTGACGCATCAACAAGATCGCATCTCCCAGCGGATCACTGGCTCCAGAACCCAGCAGCCTCCTGAGGAGAAGGCCTGGGCTTCTAACTGGACCGTGACCAAAAGGACAGCAGGTGTAGACAGGGCACACCTGCTAAAGCCCGTATATCCCCATAGGCAACCCAAAGTTTACCGCTGTCCATCAGCCAGTGCTGCCAGCATCAAACCCTCACTGCCGCATGTCCGCTCTAAGTCAGGTCCAAGTCGCCCTGACCAGTGGCAAGAACTGGAGAAAACGGAGTTGAATCTGGAGGCAGAAATTCGCAGAAAAGAGGCGCTACTGCGAGAAAAGCTGCGCAGAACAGAAGAAGAACTGCGGCGCATCCAGAAGGAAAAGGAAGAATCAGAATGGAAGGAAAGGAAGGCTCAAGAGATCCAAGACACCAAGAAGAGGTCTAGAAGAACCATACTGCAGGAAGGAGATGGCGGAGGCTTGAAGAGGGCCACCAAAGACAGAACAGAGAAGGCCACAAAAAACAACCCCTTCTTTATAGATCAGTACAGGGGGGGCAAGGAGAGAGCCACAAAAGACAGTCATCCCTCCATAGACCTGTATAGTGGAAGCAGGGAGCGGGCCACAACGCacagtgcccactccataaaccAGTACAGCTGGGGCAGGATGAATGCTGAGGAGGACAGTGGCCTCTCCATAGTAGAGTCCCGTCAGCAGTATGGCGGGGGCAGAAACGCGAGCCATCCTGCTGTCACACAAGTTGAAGACACATTTCATCAGCTGAGACTGGAGGCTCCTGGAGTGCAGGACATAGGACGGCCATCATCTGGTCTCTTAGATGAGGAGATATTGCTTTATGGAAACGTCCCTCAGAACCCGGGCCAGCCGCTCGTCCAGTGTCAGCTGTGTAGCCGACGCTTCATGTCGCATCGTCTGCAGAAGCATGCTGCGGTATGCCAGAAGACACACACCTCCAGAAGGAAAGTGTTTGACTCCTCCAAGGCCCGAGCCAAAGGAACAGATCTAGAGCCGTATCTGCACAAAAAAGGAAATCGTACTTCCCCAGTGCCCCAG GTGAGGGTTAACTCCTGGCGTCAGAAACACGAGTCTTTCCTGAGGACGATCCGTCAGGCACGGGTAGTGCAGGATGTTATTGCCAAAGGTGGAAGGATATCggaccttcctcctcttcctcccgagGAGAACCCCGATTATGTGTTGTGTCCTCACTGCAGCCGGCGCTTTGCTCCACGTGCAGCTGAACGACATATTCCCAAGTGTGAAACCATTAGAAGCAAGCCTCGACCTCCACCATCCCGCCGCCGCTGA
- the ZC2HC1C gene encoding zinc finger C2HC domain-containing protein 1C isoform X1 produces MWSRVLGGGGSLCNVELGPFRGELSPGGARVVWSWDLTLPHSPMDGCSTVIFLCPFLPPSRMARLKLASYTPAEGLGECQLSPLRPRQGPLLLSKLELLKNEYQERALREKEQKMLTLLTHQQDRISQRITGSRTQQPPEEKAWASNWTVTKRTAGVDRAHLLKPVYPHRQPKVYRCPSASAASIKPSLPHVRSKSGPSRPDQWQELEKTELNLEAEIRRKEALLREKLRRTEEELRRIQKEKEESEWKERKAQEIQDTKKRSRRTILQEGDGGGLKRATKDRTEKATKNNPFFIDQYRGGKERATKDSHPSIDLYSGSRERATTHSAHSINQYSWGRMNAEEDSGLSIVESRQQYGGGRNASHPAVTQVEDTFHQLRLEAPGVQDIGRPSSGLLDEEILLYGNVPQNPGQPLVQCQLCSRRFMSHRLQKHAAVCQKTHTSRRKVFDSSKARAKGTDLEPYLHKKGNRTSPVPQVRVNSWRQKHESFLRTIRQARVVQDVIAKGGRISDLPPLPPEENPDYVLCPHCSRRFAPRAAERHIPKCETIRSKPRPPPSRRR; encoded by the exons ATGTGGAGCCGGGTcctggggggagggggcagcctgTGTAATGTGGAGCTGGGTCCTTTTCGGGGGGAGCTGAGTCCTGGGGGCGCCCGTGTAGTGTGGAGTTGGGATCTGACCCTACCTCACTCACCAATGGATGGTTGCTCTACAGTGATTTTTCTCTGTCCTTTCCTTCCTCCTTCCAGGATGGCGAGACTAAAGCTGGCTTCCTACACGCCTGCTGAGGGCCTGGGTGAATGTCAGCTGTCGCCCCTCCGTCCAAGACAAGGTCCCCTACTTCTTTCTAAACTGGAGCTGTTAAAGAATGAATACCAGGAGCGAGCGCTGCGGGAGAAAGAGCAGAAGATGCTAACACTGCTGACGCATCAACAAGATCGCATCTCCCAGCGGATCACTGGCTCCAGAACCCAGCAGCCTCCTGAGGAGAAGGCCTGGGCTTCTAACTGGACCGTGACCAAAAGGACAGCAGGTGTAGACAGGGCACACCTGCTAAAGCCCGTATATCCCCATAGGCAACCCAAAGTTTACCGCTGTCCATCAGCCAGTGCTGCCAGCATCAAACCCTCACTGCCGCATGTCCGCTCTAAGTCAGGTCCAAGTCGCCCTGACCAGTGGCAAGAACTGGAGAAAACGGAGTTGAATCTGGAGGCAGAAATTCGCAGAAAAGAGGCGCTACTGCGAGAAAAGCTGCGCAGAACAGAAGAAGAACTGCGGCGCATCCAGAAGGAAAAGGAAGAATCAGAATGGAAGGAAAGGAAGGCTCAAGAGATCCAAGACACCAAGAAGAGGTCTAGAAGAACCATACTGCAGGAAGGAGATGGCGGAGGCTTGAAGAGGGCCACCAAAGACAGAACAGAGAAGGCCACAAAAAACAACCCCTTCTTTATAGATCAGTACAGGGGGGGCAAGGAGAGAGCCACAAAAGACAGTCATCCCTCCATAGACCTGTATAGTGGAAGCAGGGAGCGGGCCACAACGCacagtgcccactccataaaccAGTACAGCTGGGGCAGGATGAATGCTGAGGAGGACAGTGGCCTCTCCATAGTAGAGTCCCGTCAGCAGTATGGCGGGGGCAGAAACGCGAGCCATCCTGCTGTCACACAAGTTGAAGACACATTTCATCAGCTGAGACTGGAGGCTCCTGGAGTGCAGGACATAGGACGGCCATCATCTGGTCTCTTAGATGAGGAGATATTGCTTTATGGAAACGTCCCTCAGAACCCGGGCCAGCCGCTCGTCCAGTGTCAGCTGTGTAGCCGACGCTTCATGTCGCATCGTCTGCAGAAGCATGCTGCGGTATGCCAGAAGACACACACCTCCAGAAGGAAAGTGTTTGACTCCTCCAAGGCCCGAGCCAAAGGAACAGATCTAGAGCCGTATCTGCACAAAAAAGGAAATCGTACTTCCCCAGTGCCCCAG GTGAGGGTTAACTCCTGGCGTCAGAAACACGAGTCTTTCCTGAGGACGATCCGTCAGGCACGGGTAGTGCAGGATGTTATTGCCAAAGGTGGAAGGATATCggaccttcctcctcttcctcccgagGAGAACCCCGATTATGTGTTGTGTCCTCACTGCAGCCGGCGCTTTGCTCCACGTGCAGCTGAACGACATATTCCCAAGTGTGAAACCATTAGAAGCAAGCCTCGACCTCCACCATCCCGCCGCCGCTGA
- the NEK9 gene encoding serine/threonine-protein kinase Nek9 isoform X2 codes for MVVWYLFQIASAVSCIHRAGILHRDIKTLNIFLTKANLIKLGDYGLAKQLNSEFSMAETCVGTLYYMSPELCQGVKYSFKSDIWAVGCVLYELLTLTRTFDATNPLNLCVKIVQGNWAVELVNSVYSQELIDVVHLCLQQDQELRPSADEILERPLLSRRRRDMEERVSLLNKSNKRPRPGTVNEAPVAVVTSRSSEVYVWGGGKSTPQKLDVFKGGCRARQVCAGDAHFAVVTVEKELYTWVNMQGGSKLHGELGHGDRASYRQPKHVEKLQGKSVQQVSCGGDFTMCITDEGQLYSFGSDYYGCLGVEQSLSSEVLEPVLVDFFLHEPIEQVSCGDSHVMVLTRSKCVYSWGCGEYGRLGLDSEDDVSTPQRVEVQRGLCIVSVSCGADGSFLLTQSGKVLACGLNEHNKLGLNQCTVGIINHEAYREVPYTTSLTLAKPLSFYKVRSVSPGKTHTAAIDERGRLLTFGSNKCGQLGVGDYRKHLGINLLGGPLGGKQVIRVSCGDEFTIAATDDNHIFAWGNGGNGRLAMTPNERPQGSDICTSWPRPIFGSLHHVTDLSCCGWHTILIVEKVLNSKTIRSNSSGLSIGTLAQSCSSRGSTEGEGDSASESIASEPSDGFRGTMEAEPETGPFNTTGNMESSACPSWLRQELEEAEFIPMPESPAFLSMEFSQDQAPPLEEPHKKSEDMSATPEAQTCVCSSLQEEVKRLQGLISAFMSEQESLRRDNARLAVQVQSLEERLQATFQEGQTVSKQGEMIQVLQRQVALCMKGMSSAGGSTETSREDCDEASWCFLGTDPCRSASGTPM; via the exons ATGGTTGTCTGGTATTTGTTCCAAATTGCCTCGGCAGTCAGCTGCATCCATCGAGCTGGGATCCTGCATCG AGACATTAAGACATTGAACATCTTCCTCACTAAAGCCAATCTGATAAAGTTGGGGGACTATGGACTGGccaagcagctgaactcagagttcTCGATGGCAGAGacg TGTGTCGGCACCCTCTACTACATGTCTCCAGAGCTGTGCCAAGGAGTGAAGTACAGCTTCAAGTCTGACATCTGGGCGGTGGGCTGTGTGCTGTATGAGCTGCTGACACTGACGCGCACTTTTGACGCCACG AACCCACTCAACCTGTGTGTGAAGATCGTGCAGGGAAACTGGGCCGTGGAGCTGGTTAACAGCGTGTACTCCCAGGAGCTGATAGATGTAGTGCACCTGTGTCTGCAGCAG GACCAAGAGCTGAGGCCAAGTGCGGATGAGATCTTGGAGCGGCCGTTGCTGAGTCGTCGTCGGAG GGATATGGAAGAACGAGTTTCTCTCCTCAACAAGTCCAACAAGAGACCCAG GCCTGGCACCGTCAATGAGGCCCCTGTTGCAGTGGTAACATCTCGAAGTAGTGAAGTCTACGTGTGGGGAGGTGGAAAGTCCACTCCTCAGAAGCTGGACGTGTTTAAGGGAGGGTGCCGCGCTCGGCAGGTGTGTGCCGGAGATGCTCATTTTGCAGTGGTGACAGTAGAGAAGGAGCTGTACACCTGGGTG AATATGCAGGGAGGATCTAAACTACACGGAGAACTGGGGCACGGAGACCGCGCCTCGTACCGACAGCCAAAGCATGTGGAGAAGCTGCAGGGCAAATCTGTGCAACAAGTCAGCTGTGGGGGGGATTTCACCATGTGCATTACCG ATGAGGGTCAGCTCTACTCCTTTGGTTCGGATTACTATGGCTGCCTCGGAGTGGAGCAGAGCTTAAGCTCGGAGGTTCTGGAGCCGGTCCTGGTGGATTTCTTTTTGCATGAGCCCATTGAGCAGGTGTCCTGTGGTGACAGTCACGTGATGGTTCTGACTCGCAGCAAATGTGTGTACTCGTGGGGCTGCGGAGAGTATG GACGTCTGGGCCTGGACTCTGAGGACGACGTCTCCACACCTCAGAGG GTGGAGGTGCAGCGCGGTCTGTGCATCGTAAGCGTTAGCTGTGGTGCGGATGGCAGCTTTCTTCTCACTCAGTCGGGTAAAGTTCTCGCCTGTGGCTTGAATGAACACAACAAGCTGGGGCTGAACCAGTGCACGGTGGGCATCATTAACCATGAG GCTTATCGAGAGGTCCCGTACACCACGTCGCTGACCCTCGCCAAGCCTCTCTCCTTCTATAAAGTACGCAGCGTGTCCCCGGGAAAGACCCACACCGCCGCTATAGATG agcgTGGCCGTCTCTTGACCTTTGGCTCTAATAAGTGTGGGCAGCTGGGTGTGGGAGACTACCGCAAGCATCTGGGCATCAATCTCCTGGGTGGACCTCTCGGTGGAAAGCAGGTGATAAGAGTGTCCTGTGGGGATGAGTTCACCATTGCAGCCACCGACG ATAACCACATTTTTGCCTGGGGTAATGGAGGGAATGGCCGTCTCGCCATGACACCAAACGAGCGTCCTCAAGGCTCTGACATTTGCACCTCATGGCCACGTCCAATATTTGGCTCCTTGCACCACGTGACGGACCTTTCATGCTGTGGTTGGCACACCATCCTTATTGTGG AAAAAGTACTGAACTCAAAAACGATTCGCTCGAATAGCAGTGGCCTTTCGATTGGAACGT TGGCACAGAGCTGCTCTTCTCGGGGCTCAACAGAAGGTGAAGGGGACAGTGCCAGCGAGTCCATAGCGTCCGAACCTAGTGATGGTTTCCGTGGGACGATGGAGGCAGAACCAGAGACCGGCCCTTTCAATACCACCGGAAACATGGAGAGCAGTGCGTGCCCCAGTTGGCTGCGGCAG GAGCTGGAGGAGGCAGAGTTCATCCCCATGCCTGAATCTCCCGCATTTCTCAGTATGGAGTTCTCCCAGGACCAGGCGCCCCCGCTGGAAGAACCGCACAAGAAATCGGAAGATATGTCGGCTACACCG GAGGCCCAGACTTGTGTATGCAGCTCTCTGCAGGAAGAGGTGAAGAGACTGCAGGGACTGATAAGCGCCTTTATGAGCGAGCAGGAGAGTCTACGCAGAGACAATGCTCGGCTGGCAGTGCAGGTTCAGTCGCTGGAGGAGCGGCTACAGGCAACATTTCAG GAAGGTCAGACGGTCAGTAAACAAGGAGAGATGATCCAGGTGCTGCAGAGACAG GTGGCGCTCTGTATGAAGGGTATGTCTTCAGCCGGTGGCAGCACAGAGACTTCCAGAGAAGACTGTGATGAGGCTTCCTGGTGCTTCCTGGGCACAGACCCCTGTCGCTCGGCTTCTGGGACCCCCATGTGA
- the ACYP1 gene encoding acylphosphatase-1 produces the protein MEGDTLICLDYEVFGKVQGVFFRKHTQAEGTRLGLVGWVQNTEHGTVRGHLQGPVAKIREMQQWLQKTGSPKSRITAAQFHNEKKIQQLDRASFQIHK, from the exons ATGGAGGGTGACACCTTAATCTGTCTGGACTATGAGGTGTTTGGGAAGGTTCAAGGTGTTTTCTTTCGCAAGCACACACAG GCAGAGGGGACTCGTCTGGGTCTGGTCGGATGGGTGCAGAACACAGAACATGGAACGGTCAGAGGTCACTTACAAGGTCCTGTGGCCAAAATACGGGAAATGCAGCAATGGCTGCAGAAAACAGGGAGCCCAAAGTCCAGAATCACAGCGGCCCAATTCCACAATGAGAAGAAGATCCAGCAGCTGGATCGTGCCAGCTTCCAGATCCACAAGTGA
- the NEK9 gene encoding serine/threonine-protein kinase Nek9 isoform X1 translates to MSALSRYDRHCDSINSDYGDSVRSCGAEQEELHYIPIRVLGHGAYGEATLYRRTEDDSLVVWKEVGLTRLSEKERRDALNEIVILSLLQHDNIIAYYNHFLDSNTLLIELEYCNGGNLFDKIVRQKEELFEEEMVVWYLFQIASAVSCIHRAGILHRDIKTLNIFLTKANLIKLGDYGLAKQLNSEFSMAETCVGTLYYMSPELCQGVKYSFKSDIWAVGCVLYELLTLTRTFDATNPLNLCVKIVQGNWAVELVNSVYSQELIDVVHLCLQQDQELRPSADEILERPLLSRRRRDMEERVSLLNKSNKRPRPGTVNEAPVAVVTSRSSEVYVWGGGKSTPQKLDVFKGGCRARQVCAGDAHFAVVTVEKELYTWVNMQGGSKLHGELGHGDRASYRQPKHVEKLQGKSVQQVSCGGDFTMCITDEGQLYSFGSDYYGCLGVEQSLSSEVLEPVLVDFFLHEPIEQVSCGDSHVMVLTRSKCVYSWGCGEYGRLGLDSEDDVSTPQRVEVQRGLCIVSVSCGADGSFLLTQSGKVLACGLNEHNKLGLNQCTVGIINHEAYREVPYTTSLTLAKPLSFYKVRSVSPGKTHTAAIDERGRLLTFGSNKCGQLGVGDYRKHLGINLLGGPLGGKQVIRVSCGDEFTIAATDDNHIFAWGNGGNGRLAMTPNERPQGSDICTSWPRPIFGSLHHVTDLSCCGWHTILIVEKVLNSKTIRSNSSGLSIGTLAQSCSSRGSTEGEGDSASESIASEPSDGFRGTMEAEPETGPFNTTGNMESSACPSWLRQELEEAEFIPMPESPAFLSMEFSQDQAPPLEEPHKKSEDMSATPEAQTCVCSSLQEEVKRLQGLISAFMSEQESLRRDNARLAVQVQSLEERLQATFQEGQTVSKQGEMIQVLQRQVALCMKGMSSAGGSTETSREDCDEASWCFLGTDPCRSASGTPM, encoded by the exons ATGTCCGCCCTCAGCCGGTACGACCGTCACTGTGACTCTATCAACTCTGACTATGGAGATTCAGTGCGGAGCTGCGGGgctgagcaggaggagctgcactaCATCCCCATCCGCGTGCTGGGACACGGGGCCTACGGCGAGGCCACCCTGTACCGGAGAACCGAG GATGACTCCCTGGTGGTGTGGAAGGAGGTTGGTCTCACGCGGTTGTCGGAGAAGGAGCGCCGTGATGCTCTGAATGAGATTGTCATCCTGTCACTTCTGCAGCATGATAACATTATCGCTTATTACAACCACTTCCTGGACAGTAACACGCTTCTGATCGAGCTGGAGTACTGTAATG GTGGCAATTTGTTTGACAAGATTGTCAGGCAGAAGGAGGAGCTGTTCGAGGAGGAG ATGGTTGTCTGGTATTTGTTCCAAATTGCCTCGGCAGTCAGCTGCATCCATCGAGCTGGGATCCTGCATCG AGACATTAAGACATTGAACATCTTCCTCACTAAAGCCAATCTGATAAAGTTGGGGGACTATGGACTGGccaagcagctgaactcagagttcTCGATGGCAGAGacg TGTGTCGGCACCCTCTACTACATGTCTCCAGAGCTGTGCCAAGGAGTGAAGTACAGCTTCAAGTCTGACATCTGGGCGGTGGGCTGTGTGCTGTATGAGCTGCTGACACTGACGCGCACTTTTGACGCCACG AACCCACTCAACCTGTGTGTGAAGATCGTGCAGGGAAACTGGGCCGTGGAGCTGGTTAACAGCGTGTACTCCCAGGAGCTGATAGATGTAGTGCACCTGTGTCTGCAGCAG GACCAAGAGCTGAGGCCAAGTGCGGATGAGATCTTGGAGCGGCCGTTGCTGAGTCGTCGTCGGAG GGATATGGAAGAACGAGTTTCTCTCCTCAACAAGTCCAACAAGAGACCCAG GCCTGGCACCGTCAATGAGGCCCCTGTTGCAGTGGTAACATCTCGAAGTAGTGAAGTCTACGTGTGGGGAGGTGGAAAGTCCACTCCTCAGAAGCTGGACGTGTTTAAGGGAGGGTGCCGCGCTCGGCAGGTGTGTGCCGGAGATGCTCATTTTGCAGTGGTGACAGTAGAGAAGGAGCTGTACACCTGGGTG AATATGCAGGGAGGATCTAAACTACACGGAGAACTGGGGCACGGAGACCGCGCCTCGTACCGACAGCCAAAGCATGTGGAGAAGCTGCAGGGCAAATCTGTGCAACAAGTCAGCTGTGGGGGGGATTTCACCATGTGCATTACCG ATGAGGGTCAGCTCTACTCCTTTGGTTCGGATTACTATGGCTGCCTCGGAGTGGAGCAGAGCTTAAGCTCGGAGGTTCTGGAGCCGGTCCTGGTGGATTTCTTTTTGCATGAGCCCATTGAGCAGGTGTCCTGTGGTGACAGTCACGTGATGGTTCTGACTCGCAGCAAATGTGTGTACTCGTGGGGCTGCGGAGAGTATG GACGTCTGGGCCTGGACTCTGAGGACGACGTCTCCACACCTCAGAGG GTGGAGGTGCAGCGCGGTCTGTGCATCGTAAGCGTTAGCTGTGGTGCGGATGGCAGCTTTCTTCTCACTCAGTCGGGTAAAGTTCTCGCCTGTGGCTTGAATGAACACAACAAGCTGGGGCTGAACCAGTGCACGGTGGGCATCATTAACCATGAG GCTTATCGAGAGGTCCCGTACACCACGTCGCTGACCCTCGCCAAGCCTCTCTCCTTCTATAAAGTACGCAGCGTGTCCCCGGGAAAGACCCACACCGCCGCTATAGATG agcgTGGCCGTCTCTTGACCTTTGGCTCTAATAAGTGTGGGCAGCTGGGTGTGGGAGACTACCGCAAGCATCTGGGCATCAATCTCCTGGGTGGACCTCTCGGTGGAAAGCAGGTGATAAGAGTGTCCTGTGGGGATGAGTTCACCATTGCAGCCACCGACG ATAACCACATTTTTGCCTGGGGTAATGGAGGGAATGGCCGTCTCGCCATGACACCAAACGAGCGTCCTCAAGGCTCTGACATTTGCACCTCATGGCCACGTCCAATATTTGGCTCCTTGCACCACGTGACGGACCTTTCATGCTGTGGTTGGCACACCATCCTTATTGTGG AAAAAGTACTGAACTCAAAAACGATTCGCTCGAATAGCAGTGGCCTTTCGATTGGAACGT TGGCACAGAGCTGCTCTTCTCGGGGCTCAACAGAAGGTGAAGGGGACAGTGCCAGCGAGTCCATAGCGTCCGAACCTAGTGATGGTTTCCGTGGGACGATGGAGGCAGAACCAGAGACCGGCCCTTTCAATACCACCGGAAACATGGAGAGCAGTGCGTGCCCCAGTTGGCTGCGGCAG GAGCTGGAGGAGGCAGAGTTCATCCCCATGCCTGAATCTCCCGCATTTCTCAGTATGGAGTTCTCCCAGGACCAGGCGCCCCCGCTGGAAGAACCGCACAAGAAATCGGAAGATATGTCGGCTACACCG GAGGCCCAGACTTGTGTATGCAGCTCTCTGCAGGAAGAGGTGAAGAGACTGCAGGGACTGATAAGCGCCTTTATGAGCGAGCAGGAGAGTCTACGCAGAGACAATGCTCGGCTGGCAGTGCAGGTTCAGTCGCTGGAGGAGCGGCTACAGGCAACATTTCAG GAAGGTCAGACGGTCAGTAAACAAGGAGAGATGATCCAGGTGCTGCAGAGACAG GTGGCGCTCTGTATGAAGGGTATGTCTTCAGCCGGTGGCAGCACAGAGACTTCCAGAGAAGACTGTGATGAGGCTTCCTGGTGCTTCCTGGGCACAGACCCCTGTCGCTCGGCTTCTGGGACCCCCATGTGA